A portion of the Chondrinema litorale genome contains these proteins:
- a CDS encoding sensor histidine kinase — protein MLRGLLLYYLLFNSLLFCKGQELVIYSDSDSTIAIEKHLSFFVEGEEELSIYQVKDLNGGYWQKLVDTDEHRFSQSENLWVKLNVVSDVVLRDYVFKLHDVKIAEAWLIEDEGISSYQKGGEFVEASSKEILARRKDFIISLRDLHSESFTLFVKLENIEKSQVNLNWLLTPYESWMTFYFYCSLKEIIFQSVLGVLMLISLLLFILILDQNYLYYSIYLGSVSLYFLWDFGITGNYILGNFPNINFFLKVFQNFVPIAYFLFVKHYIRYSSLDSWFFKSVLLIIGLNTGFVLVETVSLQWTMDRGLVFSNLANGLASFSMIYFSISFLRIKYGNVKQKQVLNAGIISILVSYILAFFANYFEVDNSELIIQFGILLEILFFAVSLILRIRHNEKEKVIFQKELIMELNKNKLMQENYNKELENKVVERTKEIKTKNEEIIKHRNDLIQNAQHFQELNAEILAQAELIHSANERLHKNEQILRKSFENLKKSQREVEVKNGEIQKINKNLEKLVESRSKDVIVAKKELDEFLYRSSHNLKGPVARIKGLLQLFEMDLENTTNLQNYLIKLQVVVLRMERILEKLNAVSIINIDYDNKNIHTDVPKVISGVVDSFINIINEKKIEIIEDTIPVVLEIDPNILTIIIKNLVENALQFSDNTRKHKVVIKLFEHQNGFVELSVSDNGIGIESECLEHIFDMFYVGSVSSKGDGMGLYIVQKAITSIGGFIRVESKADTGSKFIITFPLKNKHSVCTQNNIKEKVILTN, from the coding sequence ATGCTAAGGGGCTTGCTTTTATATTATCTGCTATTTAACAGCTTACTGTTTTGCAAAGGACAGGAGTTGGTAATTTATTCAGATAGCGACTCTACAATAGCAATTGAAAAGCACTTAAGTTTTTTTGTAGAAGGTGAGGAGGAGTTAAGTATTTACCAAGTTAAAGATTTAAACGGAGGTTACTGGCAAAAACTCGTAGACACCGATGAACATCGATTTTCACAATCAGAGAATTTATGGGTAAAATTGAATGTTGTTTCGGATGTTGTTTTAAGAGATTATGTTTTTAAACTCCACGATGTTAAAATAGCCGAAGCATGGTTGATAGAAGACGAAGGAATATCTTCTTACCAAAAGGGTGGCGAGTTTGTAGAAGCTAGCTCTAAAGAAATTCTAGCTCGAAGAAAAGATTTTATAATATCACTCAGAGATCTTCACTCAGAGAGTTTCACGCTATTTGTAAAGCTTGAAAATATTGAGAAGTCGCAAGTTAATCTAAATTGGCTGCTCACACCATATGAGAGCTGGATGACTTTCTATTTTTATTGCTCTTTAAAAGAAATTATATTTCAATCGGTTTTGGGAGTATTGATGTTAATATCTCTACTGCTTTTTATACTTATACTTGATCAAAATTATTTATACTATTCAATTTACCTAGGCTCAGTTTCTTTATATTTTTTATGGGACTTTGGCATTACCGGCAATTACATTTTAGGTAATTTCCCGAACATTAATTTCTTTTTAAAAGTTTTCCAAAACTTTGTTCCAATTGCATATTTCTTATTTGTTAAACACTATATCAGGTATTCGTCACTAGACTCTTGGTTCTTTAAGAGTGTATTGCTAATAATAGGGTTAAATACAGGCTTTGTGCTTGTCGAAACAGTTAGCCTACAATGGACGATGGATAGGGGTCTGGTGTTTTCCAATTTGGCAAATGGTTTAGCTTCATTTTCGATGATTTACTTTTCAATTTCATTTTTGAGAATAAAATATGGAAATGTTAAGCAGAAGCAAGTGCTAAATGCAGGTATTATTTCAATTCTGGTTTCATATATTCTTGCATTTTTTGCTAATTATTTTGAGGTTGATAATTCTGAGTTGATTATTCAATTCGGTATTCTGTTAGAAATATTATTTTTTGCTGTGAGTTTGATTTTGAGAATCAGACACAATGAAAAAGAAAAAGTAATTTTTCAGAAGGAGTTAATTATGGAGCTTAATAAGAATAAGCTCATGCAAGAAAACTACAACAAAGAATTGGAGAATAAAGTAGTTGAAAGAACAAAAGAAATTAAAACTAAAAATGAAGAAATAATAAAACATAGAAATGATCTAATACAAAATGCACAACATTTTCAAGAGTTAAATGCAGAAATCTTGGCTCAGGCAGAACTCATACATAGTGCTAATGAAAGACTGCATAAGAATGAACAAATTTTAAGAAAGTCTTTTGAAAACTTAAAGAAAAGCCAACGTGAAGTTGAAGTGAAAAATGGAGAAATTCAGAAAATAAATAAAAACCTTGAAAAGCTAGTTGAATCGCGAAGTAAGGATGTGATTGTTGCAAAAAAGGAGTTAGATGAGTTTTTATACAGAAGTTCTCACAACTTAAAAGGGCCAGTTGCTAGAATAAAAGGCTTGCTTCAATTGTTTGAGATGGATTTGGAAAATACGACCAATCTTCAAAATTATCTTATAAAGTTACAGGTTGTTGTGTTGAGAATGGAGCGGATTTTAGAGAAGTTAAATGCAGTAAGTATTATAAATATAGATTACGATAATAAAAACATCCATACTGATGTGCCTAAGGTGATTTCAGGAGTGGTTGATTCCTTTATAAATATAATTAATGAGAAGAAAATTGAGATTATTGAAGATACAATTCCGGTAGTTCTGGAAATAGACCCAAATATTCTAACTATTATAATAAAAAATCTTGTTGAGAATGCCCTCCAGTTTAGTGATAATACTAGAAAACATAAGGTTGTTATTAAGCTTTTTGAACACCAGAATGGATTTGTAGAGTTAAGTGTAAGCGATAATGGTATTGGTATAGAGAGTGAGTGTTTAGAGCATATTTTTGATATGTTTTATGTAGGATCTGTAAGTTCTAAAGGTGATGGAATGGGCTTATATATTGTACAGAAGGCTATAACTTCAATTGGTGGATTTATTAGAGTAGAGAGCAAAGCAGATACAGGCTCTAAATTTATAATTACATTTCCTTTAAAAAATAAACATTCGGTGTGTACTCAAAATAACATCAAAGAAAAAGTCATTTTAACAAACTGA
- the dnaK gene encoding molecular chaperone DnaK translates to MGKIIGIDLGTTNSCVAVMEGNEPVVIPNSEGRRTTPSIVAFLDNGKGERKVGDPAKRQAITNPTNTIMSIKRFMGKKFSEVSNEMQTLSYKVEQGNNNTPRVKIGDRLYTPQEISAMVLQKMKQTAEDYLGTTVTEAVVTVPAYFNDAERQATKEAGEIAGLTVKRIINEPTAASLAYGLDKKDQDQKIAVFDLGGGTFDISVLELGDGVFEVKSTNGDIHLGGDDFDQKIINWLAEEFLSDEGIDLRKDPMALQRLKEAAEKAKIELSSSSSTEINLPYIMPVDGVPKHLVRSLSRAKFEQLCDDLFRRTMEPCKLALKDAGMSASDIDEVILVGGSTRIPRIQEEVEKFFGKKPSRGVNPDEVVAIGAAIQGGVLTGEVKDVLLLDVTPLSLGIETMGGVFTKLIESNTTIPTKKSQVFSTAADNQPSVEIHVLQGERPMAKDNKTIGRFHLDGIPPAPRGVPQIEVAFDIDANGILHVSALDKGTNREQKIRIEASSGLTEDEIQKMRDEAKANEDSDKAEKEKIEKINSADSMIFQTEKQLKEYGDKLSEGNKTAIETALADLKKAHEAKDINGIDSSLEALNSAWQAASQEMYQQPGADAGAQEGPQADAGADAGGESKPEEDVTDVEFEEVNDKDKK, encoded by the coding sequence ATGGGAAAAATTATAGGTATTGATTTAGGTACGACTAACTCATGCGTTGCTGTGATGGAAGGTAATGAACCAGTAGTAATTCCAAACAGTGAAGGAAGGAGAACTACTCCATCAATAGTTGCATTTCTAGACAACGGTAAGGGAGAGAGAAAAGTAGGTGACCCTGCAAAAAGACAGGCAATTACCAACCCTACTAATACTATTATGTCTATTAAAAGATTTATGGGTAAGAAATTCTCAGAAGTTTCAAATGAGATGCAAACCCTATCTTATAAAGTAGAACAAGGTAACAATAACACACCAAGAGTTAAAATTGGTGACAGATTATATACACCTCAAGAAATTTCTGCAATGGTTCTTCAAAAAATGAAGCAAACTGCAGAAGATTACTTAGGTACTACTGTAACAGAAGCTGTAGTAACTGTACCTGCTTACTTTAACGATGCTGAAAGACAAGCAACTAAAGAAGCTGGTGAAATTGCAGGTCTTACTGTAAAAAGAATTATAAACGAACCTACTGCTGCATCTTTGGCATATGGTCTCGACAAAAAAGATCAAGATCAAAAAATCGCAGTATTTGACCTTGGTGGTGGTACTTTCGATATTTCAGTTCTTGAACTAGGTGATGGTGTATTTGAAGTAAAATCTACCAATGGTGATATTCACTTAGGTGGTGATGACTTTGACCAAAAAATTATTAACTGGTTAGCAGAAGAGTTCTTAAGTGACGAAGGAATTGATCTTAGAAAAGATCCAATGGCGCTTCAAAGATTAAAAGAAGCTGCTGAGAAAGCTAAAATAGAACTTTCAAGCTCTAGCAGCACTGAAATCAACTTGCCATATATTATGCCTGTTGACGGAGTTCCAAAACACCTTGTAAGGTCTTTATCAAGAGCTAAATTCGAGCAACTTTGTGATGATCTTTTCAGAAGAACTATGGAGCCTTGTAAATTAGCATTGAAAGATGCTGGTATGTCTGCTTCAGATATCGACGAAGTAATTCTTGTTGGTGGTTCTACTAGAATCCCAAGAATTCAAGAAGAGGTTGAAAAATTCTTTGGTAAAAAACCATCAAGAGGTGTTAACCCTGACGAAGTTGTTGCAATTGGTGCTGCAATTCAAGGTGGTGTACTTACTGGTGAAGTAAAAGACGTATTATTACTTGACGTAACTCCACTTTCATTAGGTATCGAAACTATGGGTGGTGTATTTACTAAACTAATAGAGTCAAATACAACTATTCCAACTAAGAAGTCGCAAGTATTCTCTACTGCTGCTGATAACCAGCCCTCTGTAGAAATTCACGTACTTCAAGGTGAGCGTCCAATGGCAAAAGACAACAAAACTATCGGTCGTTTCCACCTAGACGGAATTCCACCAGCTCCAAGAGGTGTTCCTCAAATTGAGGTTGCATTCGACATTGATGCTAACGGTATTCTTCATGTTTCTGCCTTGGATAAAGGAACTAACAGAGAGCAAAAAATCCGTATTGAAGCTTCTTCTGGATTAACTGAGGATGAAATCCAAAAAATGAGAGACGAAGCTAAAGCTAATGAGGATTCTGATAAAGCTGAAAAAGAGAAAATAGAAAAAATCAACTCTGCTGATTCTATGATTTTCCAAACAGAAAAGCAGCTTAAAGAATATGGTGACAAGCTTTCTGAAGGAAACAAAACTGCTATCGAAACAGCTCTTGCTGACTTGAAAAAAGCACATGAAGCTAAAGATATCAATGGAATCGACTCTTCTCTAGAAGCATTAAACTCTGCATGGCAAGCTGCTTCACAAGAAATGTATCAACAACCAGGTGCTGATGCTGGTGCTCAAGAAGGGCCTCAAGCAGATGCTGGTGCTGATGCAGGTGGAGAAAGCAAACCAGAAGAAGATGTTACTGATGTTGAGTTCGAAGAAGTGAACGACAAAGACAAAAAATAA
- a CDS encoding c-type cytochrome, with product MNKFYFVFAFCVWGLISCGGSSEKSTTETVAEAKPTQEEAKEEKPQVHPGMGIYKTYCQVCHQANGEGVPGMNPPLTQTEYVLGEKERIIGIVLNGLTGEIEIKGETYNNVMASHSFLTDQQIANVLSFVRSSFGNDADAVTPEEVAAVRASSGN from the coding sequence ATGAACAAATTTTATTTTGTATTTGCATTTTGTGTATGGGGCTTAATTTCATGTGGTGGTAGTTCAGAAAAATCTACAACTGAAACTGTTGCAGAAGCAAAACCAACACAAGAAGAAGCAAAAGAGGAAAAACCACAAGTACATCCTGGAATGGGTATTTACAAAACATATTGCCAAGTATGCCATCAGGCAAATGGAGAAGGGGTTCCAGGAATGAATCCTCCTTTAACGCAAACAGAATATGTTTTAGGAGAAAAAGAAAGGATTATCGGTATTGTATTGAATGGTTTAACTGGAGAGATTGAGATTAAAGGCGAAACTTACAATAATGTAATGGCATCTCACAGTTTTCTTACCGATCAGCAAATTGCTAATGTACTATCATTTGTAAGATCAAGCTTCGGAAATGATGCTGATGCAGTAACTCCTGAAGAGGTGGCTGCTGTAAGAGCAAGTAGCGGAAATTAA
- a CDS encoding M1 family metallopeptidase, producing MFISQKVTLAESTTDNYPKNNSVDITQYTFELTLNDVNDSIYGVTTVEGIIKQQKVNTITFDLSNVTEEREGKGMIVDNVQIHSEHGIRSYNHENDKLEVFFTNSLQPGERFTLNIQYKGIPYDGLIISENKFGDRTFFGDNWPNRAHHWLACIDHPYDKAQCSFIVKAPLHYEVIGSGTKTEESFIDEKTKITKWQSETDLATKVMVIGVAKFAIQYLEPVDGTSIESWVFPQNKKEGFDDYEPARRVFSYFNDKIGPFSYSKLANVQSKTKYGGMENAGNIFYYENSVTGENKVEQLIAHEVAHQWFGDAITEADWHHVWLSEGFATYFTDLYIENTYGRNSMNSLLNSQKAAILNFYQENPASSIIDFNITDLNKLLNTNSYQKGAWTLHMLRKQVGTDTFWKAIRAYYKAYKDKNALTKDFQYYMEKFSGLELEWFFEQWLYRPGLPQLETSWKYSKKSQMLSFTIDQTQTEEAFSFPLEIELSYKDGTKERKTIEVTQRNQSIDIPLKDKPVTIVKDPDCWFLGYFN from the coding sequence ATGTTTATATCTCAAAAAGTAACACTTGCAGAAAGCACAACCGATAATTACCCAAAAAACAACTCAGTAGACATCACTCAATACACCTTTGAGCTTACACTTAATGATGTAAATGACTCTATATATGGAGTAACAACTGTAGAAGGAATTATTAAACAACAAAAAGTAAATACCATCACTTTTGATCTCTCTAATGTTACCGAAGAAAGAGAAGGTAAAGGAATGATTGTAGACAATGTTCAGATACATTCCGAACATGGGATTAGAAGCTATAATCATGAAAATGATAAATTAGAAGTCTTTTTTACAAACAGCTTACAACCTGGAGAAAGGTTTACTTTAAACATACAATACAAAGGCATCCCCTATGATGGATTAATTATCTCTGAGAACAAATTTGGAGATAGAACATTTTTTGGAGACAACTGGCCAAACCGCGCTCACCATTGGTTAGCTTGTATAGATCATCCTTATGATAAAGCTCAATGCTCATTTATAGTAAAAGCTCCCCTACATTATGAAGTAATTGGTAGTGGCACAAAAACAGAAGAAAGTTTTATAGATGAGAAAACAAAAATAACCAAATGGCAAAGTGAAACAGATTTAGCTACAAAAGTTATGGTAATTGGTGTAGCCAAATTTGCGATTCAATATCTTGAGCCTGTTGATGGAACCTCTATTGAAAGTTGGGTTTTTCCTCAAAATAAAAAAGAAGGCTTTGATGACTACGAACCAGCTCGCAGAGTCTTTAGCTATTTTAATGATAAAATAGGTCCTTTCTCATACAGCAAACTGGCAAATGTTCAGTCTAAAACAAAATATGGAGGGATGGAAAATGCCGGAAATATTTTCTATTACGAAAATTCGGTAACTGGAGAAAACAAAGTAGAACAGTTAATAGCCCATGAAGTAGCTCACCAGTGGTTTGGAGATGCAATAACTGAAGCCGACTGGCACCACGTATGGCTTAGTGAAGGGTTTGCTACATATTTTACAGACCTCTATATAGAAAACACCTATGGTAGAAATTCTATGAATAGTTTGTTAAATTCTCAAAAAGCAGCCATTCTAAATTTTTATCAAGAAAATCCAGCGTCTTCTATAATTGATTTCAACATTACTGATCTTAACAAATTACTAAATACCAACTCTTATCAAAAAGGAGCATGGACATTACACATGCTTAGAAAACAAGTAGGTACAGATACTTTTTGGAAAGCGATAAGGGCATATTATAAAGCTTATAAGGATAAAAATGCACTTACAAAAGACTTCCAGTATTATATGGAAAAGTTCTCTGGCCTGGAGCTCGAATGGTTCTTTGAACAATGGTTATACAGACCGGGGTTACCACAGTTAGAAACATCTTGGAAATACAGTAAAAAGAGTCAAATGCTTTCATTTACTATCGATCAAACTCAAACCGAAGAGGCTTTTAGTTTTCCTTTAGAGATAGAATTGAGCTATAAAGATGGGACAAAGGAAAGGAAAACGATTGAAGTTACTCAAAGAAATCAAAGTATTGATATTCCATTAAAAGACAAACCTGTAACAATTGTAAAAGATCCAGACTGCTGGTTTTTAGGTTATTTTAATTGA
- the radA gene encoding DNA repair protein RadA has protein sequence MAKKSKTAYFCQNCGYQSPKYMGKCPSCQEWNTLQEELIVPETNTGKWNPMKSGDTKMNKPKIISEIESVNEKRINTQDTELNRVLGGGIMPGAVVLIGGEPGIGKSTLMLELALRLKHFKILYVSGEESAEQIKSRADRLPFSSEKCFVLTETNTQSIFQQVSEVDPEIMVIDSIQTLASNRMESAAGSVSQVRECTAELIQFAKETSTPVFLIGHITKDGGLAGPKVLEHMVDTVLQFEGDRHMSYRVLRTIKNRFGSTSEIGIYEMRAQGLRQVTNPSEILISQRDSDLSGISIGATLEGNRPLLVEIQSLVSTAAYGTPQRSCTGFDARRLNMLLAVLEKRGGFRLSLSDVFLNVTGGLKIEDPAIDLAVCASVISSVNDVNIDNKIAFTAEVGLGGEIRSVNRIENRVAEAEKLGFNEIYISKFGVKSLPENKFKIKVTPIGKLDELIEKLFI, from the coding sequence ATGGCTAAAAAAAGTAAGACTGCATATTTCTGCCAAAATTGTGGCTATCAATCGCCAAAATATATGGGTAAATGTCCTTCTTGTCAAGAGTGGAATACCTTACAAGAAGAGTTAATTGTACCCGAGACCAATACAGGTAAGTGGAACCCGATGAAATCTGGCGATACTAAAATGAACAAGCCCAAAATTATCTCTGAGATAGAATCTGTTAACGAAAAAAGAATTAATACACAAGATACAGAACTAAATAGGGTACTAGGTGGTGGAATTATGCCAGGAGCTGTTGTATTAATTGGTGGCGAGCCTGGTATAGGTAAGTCGACACTTATGTTAGAGTTGGCTCTTAGATTAAAGCATTTTAAGATATTATATGTTTCTGGTGAAGAAAGTGCAGAGCAGATTAAATCAAGAGCTGATAGGCTGCCATTTAGTTCTGAGAAGTGCTTTGTTTTAACCGAAACAAATACCCAAAGTATCTTTCAGCAAGTTTCTGAAGTTGATCCGGAAATAATGGTTATCGATTCAATTCAAACTTTAGCGAGTAATAGAATGGAATCGGCTGCAGGAAGTGTTTCCCAAGTAAGAGAGTGTACTGCAGAATTAATTCAATTTGCCAAAGAAACTTCCACACCTGTTTTTCTTATTGGTCATATTACTAAAGACGGTGGCTTAGCTGGGCCTAAGGTACTAGAGCATATGGTAGACACTGTATTGCAATTTGAGGGAGACAGGCATATGAGTTATCGTGTGCTGAGAACCATAAAAAATAGATTTGGCTCAACATCTGAGATTGGTATTTATGAGATGAGAGCACAAGGATTAAGGCAGGTTACTAATCCATCTGAGATTCTTATTTCCCAAAGAGATTCTGATTTGAGTGGGATTTCAATTGGAGCTACTTTAGAGGGAAATCGGCCTCTTCTTGTTGAAATTCAATCATTGGTAAGTACTGCCGCCTATGGTACACCTCAGAGAAGTTGTACAGGTTTTGATGCTAGAAGACTAAATATGTTATTGGCAGTTCTAGAAAAGAGGGGCGGCTTTCGATTGAGTTTATCTGATGTATTTTTAAATGTAACAGGGGGATTAAAAATAGAAGATCCGGCTATAGATTTAGCCGTTTGTGCTTCTGTAATTTCATCTGTTAATGATGTGAATATAGATAATAAAATTGCTTTTACTGCCGAGGTTGGATTAGGTGGGGAGATTAGATCGGTTAACAGAATTGAAAACCGCGTGGCAGAAGCAGAAAAATTAGGATTTAATGAAATTTACATTTCTAAATTTGGGGTAAAGTCGCTTCCAGAAAATAAGTTTAAAATTAAAGTTACACCAATTGGTAAGTTGGATGAACTTATTGAAAAACTATTTATATAA
- a CDS encoding thiol-disulfide oxidoreductase DCC family protein, giving the protein MDNSSYSIILFDGVCNLCNGSVNFIIDHDKKNRFKFTSLQSETGQKLLETHNLNLELESIILIENEKTYQKSDAALQISKKLNFPVPMLYIAIIIPRFLRDHIYNYIAKNRYKWFGKSDSCRMPTPELKAKFI; this is encoded by the coding sequence GTGGATAATTCTAGTTATTCTATCATTCTGTTTGATGGTGTTTGTAATCTATGTAATGGAAGTGTTAATTTTATAATAGATCACGATAAAAAAAACAGGTTCAAGTTTACATCTCTCCAATCTGAAACTGGTCAGAAATTATTGGAGACACACAACTTGAACCTTGAGCTTGAAAGTATTATTCTTATTGAGAATGAGAAAACTTACCAAAAATCTGATGCAGCATTGCAGATTAGCAAAAAGTTAAACTTTCCAGTTCCTATGCTTTACATTGCTATAATTATTCCTCGGTTTTTAAGAGACCATATCTATAATTATATCGCAAAAAATCGCTATAAGTGGTTTGGGAAATCTGATAGTTGCAGAATGCCGACACCAGAATTAAAAGCAAAATTTATTTAA
- a CDS encoding NUDIX hydrolase: MKFCSNCGSDLIEWVIPEGDNHFRYYCKNCETIHYQNPKIVVGCIPQWEGKILLCRRAIEPRKGFWNLPGGYMENGETLPEGAAREAFEETNAKVKIGKLISIYTIPQINQVMLHFLAELESDKFSVTTESEELQLFNLDEIPWEDLAFHSNDFALKAYLESIQQLNYEVRMGTLVK; the protein is encoded by the coding sequence TTGAAATTTTGTAGTAACTGTGGCAGCGATCTAATTGAATGGGTGATACCTGAAGGAGATAATCACTTTAGGTATTATTGTAAAAATTGTGAAACCATTCATTATCAAAATCCAAAAATTGTTGTAGGTTGTATCCCTCAGTGGGAGGGTAAAATATTGTTATGTAGAAGAGCAATAGAGCCTAGAAAAGGTTTTTGGAATTTGCCCGGTGGCTATATGGAAAATGGGGAAACTTTACCAGAAGGAGCTGCCAGAGAAGCTTTCGAAGAAACAAATGCAAAAGTTAAAATTGGAAAACTAATCTCCATATATACTATTCCTCAGATTAATCAGGTGATGCTTCATTTCTTAGCAGAACTAGAAAGTGATAAGTTTTCGGTAACTACTGAGAGTGAAGAATTACAGCTATTTAACTTGGATGAAATCCCTTGGGAAGATTTGGCATTTCACTCTAATGACTTTGCCCTTAAGGCATACTTAGAATCAATTCAACAATTGAATTACGAAGTAAGAATGGGCACATTGGTAAAATAG
- a CDS encoding PQQ-dependent sugar dehydrogenase, whose protein sequence is MYSKHIFKIAYILLISSFFYSCDKQNADSETTSNVSNLPVADNDNGGIELPSGFGAVTVAKAVGKARHLTVDEKGSIYIKLRKLENENGVIVLSDTTGDGKYDVKSAFGDYVGTGVHLYNGYLYVSSDTSVYRYKLENGLVPSGAVPETVVSGFPTQRSHEAKSLAFDNAGHMYVNVGAPSNACMETGRTPGSPGLDPCPQLEFQAGIWQFDANKLNQVHQVDGHRYATGIRNSVALEWNISANSLYAVQHGRDQLSNLFSEFYDDEQSAELPSEEFLKISDGDDFGWPYCYYDHFQDKKILAPEYGGDGKKTGRCENVVPPILTFPAHWAPNDLLFYTGDLFPEKYKNGAFIAFHGSWNRGPYAQQGYSVVFVPFKDGMPSGEWERFATGFAGVDSVMSTSDAKHRPMGLTQGPDGSLYISDSVEGKIWRVLYYDEKLASLD, encoded by the coding sequence ATGTACTCAAAGCATATTTTTAAAATAGCATATATCTTATTAATTAGCTCATTTTTTTATTCTTGTGATAAGCAAAATGCCGATTCAGAAACAACATCAAACGTATCAAACTTACCAGTTGCAGATAATGATAATGGAGGTATAGAATTGCCTTCAGGATTTGGGGCTGTTACTGTTGCCAAAGCTGTTGGTAAGGCTAGACACCTTACTGTAGATGAAAAAGGAAGTATTTACATCAAACTCAGAAAACTAGAAAATGAGAATGGTGTGATTGTATTATCTGACACAACCGGAGATGGGAAATACGATGTAAAATCTGCATTTGGCGATTATGTTGGAACAGGTGTTCATTTGTACAATGGTTATTTGTATGTTTCTTCAGATACTTCTGTTTATCGTTATAAGCTCGAAAATGGCTTAGTTCCATCAGGTGCAGTTCCAGAAACGGTCGTTTCTGGCTTTCCTACACAACGATCTCATGAAGCAAAGTCTCTTGCCTTTGATAATGCAGGGCATATGTATGTGAATGTGGGCGCACCTTCTAATGCATGTATGGAGACTGGCAGAACACCCGGTTCGCCCGGATTAGATCCTTGTCCTCAATTAGAGTTTCAGGCTGGTATTTGGCAATTTGATGCAAATAAGCTTAATCAGGTTCATCAAGTAGATGGACATAGATATGCCACAGGTATTAGAAACTCCGTAGCTTTAGAATGGAATATTTCTGCCAACTCTTTATATGCAGTTCAACATGGTAGGGACCAATTAAGTAATCTGTTTTCAGAATTTTACGATGATGAACAAAGTGCAGAATTACCTTCAGAAGAGTTTTTGAAAATTAGTGATGGAGATGATTTTGGCTGGCCTTATTGCTATTACGATCATTTTCAAGATAAAAAAATACTTGCACCAGAATATGGTGGTGATGGAAAAAAAACAGGTAGATGCGAAAATGTAGTGCCTCCAATTTTAACTTTTCCAGCTCACTGGGCACCAAATGACTTGTTATTTTATACTGGTGATTTGTTTCCAGAAAAATATAAAAATGGTGCTTTTATCGCTTTTCATGGTTCATGGAATAGAGGCCCTTACGCTCAGCAAGGTTATTCAGTTGTATTTGTTCCTTTTAAAGATGGTATGCCTTCTGGTGAGTGGGAGAGATTTGCAACAGGTTTTGCTGGGGTAGATAGCGTAATGTCAACTTCAGATGCTAAACATAGACCAATGGGACTTACTCAAGGACCAGACGGCTCGCTTTATATCTCAGACTCTGTAGAAGGGAAGATTTGGAGGGTGCTCTATTATGATGAGAAATTAGCTTCTCTAGACTAA
- a CDS encoding SDR family oxidoreductase, which yields MDISLLNKQAFVCGSTQGIGKAVAFELASLGANVTLCARNEEKLKELSVLLDTSQGQKHDCLVADFFNPDLLKAKIQDYVSDGRKVNILVNNTGGPPAGDAIDAKPEEFLKAFSAHLICNQHLVQTFVDGMKEDAYGRVINIISTSVKVPIPGLGVSNTTRGAVASWAKTLARELAPFGITVNNVLPGFTKTARLDGLISVRAEKNNKTFDEYEKIMMETVPAKRFATSEEVAGAVAYLASPVAAYVNGINLPVDGGNTPSL from the coding sequence ATGGATATTTCTTTATTAAATAAGCAGGCTTTTGTTTGTGGAAGTACTCAGGGAATTGGCAAGGCAGTCGCTTTTGAATTAGCGTCTTTGGGAGCTAATGTTACCCTTTGTGCCAGAAACGAAGAAAAGCTAAAAGAGTTAAGTGTTTTGCTAGATACCTCGCAAGGTCAAAAACATGATTGTCTTGTGGCTGATTTTTTTAATCCTGATTTATTGAAAGCAAAAATTCAGGATTATGTATCAGATGGCAGAAAAGTAAATATACTAGTTAATAATACAGGAGGCCCACCAGCAGGAGACGCCATTGATGCTAAACCAGAGGAGTTTTTAAAAGCTTTTTCTGCACACCTCATTTGTAACCAGCACTTGGTTCAAACATTTGTAGATGGGATGAAAGAAGATGCATACGGTAGAGTAATCAACATTATCTCAACTTCAGTAAAAGTACCTATTCCTGGCTTAGGTGTATCTAATACAACCAGAGGTGCTGTGGCTAGTTGGGCCAAAACACTGGCGAGGGAGCTAGCCCCATTTGGAATTACAGTAAATAATGTTTTGCCCGGTTTTACAAAAACTGCTAGGTTAGATGGGCTTATTAGTGTACGTGCAGAAAAGAACAATAAGACTTTTGACGAATACGAAAAAATTATGATGGAAACTGTACCTGCTAAAAGATTTGCAACATCAGAAGAAGTAGCAGGAGCAGTGGCATATTTGGCTTCACCGGTTGCAGCTTATGTAAACGGGATTAACTTGCCAGTAGATGGAGGTAATACACCAAGTTTATAA